A DNA window from Candidatus Roseilinea sp. contains the following coding sequences:
- a CDS encoding ABC transporter, producing MSNAVEFHNVSKSFRIDRDRPRTFQELFIQLFRRSRRDANIFWALRDVSFTIERGSSVGLIGTNGAGKSTTLKLISRIIQPTHGQITVNGRVTALLELGAGFHPELSGRDNIYLNGAVMGLSRREIARKLDEIVEFAEIEDFIDVPVKDYSSGMYLRLAFSAAAHLDPEILLLDEVFAVGDQGFQQKSQERIQELRKRGITILFVSHSMEAVLQTCQRAIWLERGRVRAAGDVSAVSAAYYEDTLVRMAKKQVAKATTPEKQLADQQKRLGSGEARVERVEFIDADGRSTRFTHTNARLTVRVHYHARERVDKPLIGVAFYRADQRIRIAGPNNTTQPYKIPYIEGSGYVDYTIARLPFLPGEYVLDAAIYDWDDTHRYDYWNECARFTVLPGGTRERYGLIALEGQWHHPGFEDAGMNVPARAHERSNGAFEMMRPER from the coding sequence TATTCATTCAACTCTTTCGGCGCAGCCGACGAGACGCCAATATCTTCTGGGCGCTGCGCGACGTGAGCTTCACCATAGAACGGGGCAGCAGCGTTGGCCTGATCGGCACAAACGGCGCCGGCAAGAGCACGACGCTCAAACTCATCAGCCGAATCATCCAACCGACGCACGGCCAGATCACGGTGAACGGCCGGGTGACGGCTTTGTTGGAGCTGGGCGCCGGCTTCCATCCAGAGTTGAGCGGCCGCGACAACATCTACCTGAACGGCGCGGTGATGGGGCTGTCGCGGCGCGAGATTGCGCGCAAGTTGGATGAAATTGTCGAGTTTGCCGAGATCGAGGATTTTATTGATGTGCCGGTGAAGGATTACTCCAGCGGCATGTATCTGCGGCTGGCGTTCTCGGCGGCGGCCCATCTCGATCCGGAAATTCTGCTGCTGGATGAAGTGTTTGCCGTCGGCGATCAGGGCTTTCAGCAAAAGAGCCAGGAGCGTATTCAGGAGCTGCGCAAGCGCGGCATCACCATTCTCTTCGTCTCGCACAGCATGGAGGCCGTGCTGCAAACCTGCCAGCGCGCCATCTGGCTGGAGCGCGGCCGGGTGCGGGCCGCCGGCGATGTATCTGCCGTTAGTGCAGCCTACTATGAAGATACGCTGGTGAGGATGGCCAAGAAGCAGGTAGCCAAAGCAACAACGCCGGAGAAACAGCTCGCCGACCAGCAGAAACGGCTGGGCAGCGGCGAGGCGCGCGTCGAACGGGTGGAGTTCATCGACGCCGATGGCCGTTCGACCCGTTTCACTCACACCAACGCCCGCCTGACCGTGCGAGTGCACTATCACGCGCGCGAACGGGTGGACAAGCCGCTGATCGGCGTCGCGTTTTACCGCGCCGACCAGCGCATCCGCATCGCCGGGCCGAACAACACCACGCAGCCTTACAAGATTCCCTACATCGAGGGATCGGGCTATGTGGATTACACCATCGCACGATTGCCCTTCCTGCCCGGTGAGTATGTCCTGGACGCAGCGATCTACGACTGGGACGACACTCATCGCTACGATTACTGGAACGAATGCGCACGGTTCACAGTGCTGCCCGGCGGCACGCGCGAGCGATACGGGCTCATCGCACTGGAAGGGCAGTGGCATCATCCCGGTTTCGAGGATGCGGGGATGAACGTGCCGGCGCGCGCGCATGAGCGCAGCAACGGCGCGTTTGAAATGATGCGGCCTGAACGGTGA
- a CDS encoding hypothetical protein (possible pseudo, frameshifted), with translation MRAARAAFEGEWRAMSPTQRAACMFKLADLIEQHAEEFAQIESLDVGKTITSAPRH, from the coding sequence GTGCGCGCGGCGCGCGCCGCATTCGAGGGCGAATGGCGCGCCATGTCGCCCACGCAACGCGCCGCGTGCATGTTCAAGCTGGCCGACCTGATCGAGCAACACGCTGAGGAATTTGCGCAAATCGAGTCGCTGGACGTGGGCAAGACCATCACCAGCGCGCCGCGCCATTGA
- a CDS encoding hypothetical protein (possible pseudo, frameshifted), translating to MGDRVALEGYHICHECYYCQRHEYNRCERLAFHGFSAPGGLAETVCAPVYQLYPLDPRVSWEAAPLVEPTAVAVRAVNHVKPLLGERALVVGAGPIGLAVLQVLRAAGINRIAVVEPARKRREMALEFGATIALDPRHDDVEREIRNFTNQLGADIAFECGGNDAAYQTAVRNTRKGARICLVSQTNTPFRLFVNEIGFNERVLIGTVAYCGEFAPAIQLIAEGNVRASDMITARISLDRLVDVGYRELMEHTDEHVKIIVSPWM from the coding sequence GTGGGCGACCGGGTGGCGCTGGAGGGGTATCACATTTGCCATGAGTGCTACTACTGCCAACGACATGAGTACAACCGTTGTGAGCGGCTAGCCTTTCATGGGTTCTCTGCGCCCGGCGGTTTGGCCGAGACCGTGTGCGCCCCTGTCTATCAACTTTATCCCCTAGATCCGCGGGTGAGCTGGGAAGCCGCACCTTTAGTCGAGCCGACGGCTGTGGCTGTGCGCGCCGTCAATCACGTCAAGCCCTTGCTGGGCGAACGCGCACTGGTGGTGGGCGCCGGGCCGATCGGCTTGGCCGTGTTGCAAGTGCTGCGCGCCGCCGGCATCAACCGCATTGCCGTCGTCGAGCCGGCCCGCAAGCGGCGCGAGATGGCGCTCGAATTCGGCGCGACCATCGCGCTGGATCCACGCCACGACGACGTGGAGCGCGAAATCCGCAACTTTACGAATCAGCTCGGTGCCGACATCGCCTTTGAATGCGGCGGCAACGATGCCGCCTACCAAACGGCAGTGCGCAACACGCGCAAAGGCGCGCGCATTTGCCTCGTCAGCCAGACCAATACGCCCTTCCGCCTGTTCGTCAACGAGATCGGCTTCAACGAGCGCGTGCTGATCGGCACGGTGGCGTACTGCGGCGAGTTCGCGCCGGCCATTCAGTTGATCGCCGAGGGCAACGTGCGGGCCAGCGATATGATCACGGCGCGCATTAGCCTCGATCGTCTGGTGGATGTTGGCTACCGCGAGCTGATGGAGCACACCGACGAGCACGTGAAGATCATCGTCTCACCCTGGATGTAA
- a CDS encoding hypothetical protein (possible pseudo, frameshifted), which produces MRIEDVPECAPRPGEVKLKVHYCGICGTDLHEYLEGPMFIAKEPHPLTGYGAPVIIGHEFAGEIIALGGGRHRLVGGRPGGAGGVSHLP; this is translated from the coding sequence GTGCGGATCGAAGATGTTCCGGAGTGTGCGCCGAGACCGGGTGAGGTCAAGCTCAAAGTGCATTACTGCGGCATCTGCGGCACCGATCTGCACGAGTATCTCGAAGGGCCGATGTTTATCGCCAAAGAGCCACATCCCCTCACAGGCTATGGCGCGCCGGTGATCATCGGCCACGAGTTCGCCGGCGAGATCATCGCCCTGGGGGGAGGGCGTCACCGGCTGGTCGGTGGGCGACCGGGTGGCGCTGGAGGGGTATCACATTTGCCATGA
- a CDS encoding hypothetical protein (possible pseudo, frameshifted) — protein sequence MDFVRSLPLEIEEAAQMDGASHWGVLLRIVIPLILPGLVATAIICLILSWNEFLFALILTYSLRSQTFPIGISEFQGEHGLQFGEISAAALTGIVPVYVLAMFFQRYLIHGLTRGSVK from the coding sequence ATGGACTTTGTGCGCAGCTTGCCCTTGGAAATTGAGGAGGCGGCGCAGATGGACGGCGCCTCTCACTGGGGCGTGCTGCTGCGCATCGTCATCCCACTCATCTTGCCCGGCCTGGTCGCTACGGCGATCATTTGCCTCATCCTGTCGTGGAACGAATTCCTGTTTGCGTTGATCCTCACCTACAGTCTGCGCTCGCAGACCTTCCCGATCGGCATCTCCGAGTTTCAGGGCGAGCACGGGCTGCAATTCGGAGAGATCTCTGCGGCAGCGCTCACCGGCATCGTGCCGGTATATGTGCTGGCGATGTTCTTTCAACGTTATTTAATTCATGGCTTGACGCGTGGCAGCGTGAAATAG
- a CDS encoding sugar ABC transporter permease gives MIGPAVLTLIVFSLYPLIYSIALSATDSQLARPFREFIAFKNYTNAARDALFGNSLVLTFIYAFGVTAIETVIGFGLALLLNRESGPTRFARTLGLLPFITPPVAIAAIWRLIYDPSSGMLNHYLVRAGILEQNVAFLGVPGLAMASVMLVDIWQWTPFVFLLSLAVLAGLPHEPYEAAAVDGANGWQQFIHLTLPLCLPGVLVIAILRLIGAMKVFDLVFMLTFGGPGSSTQVASFYIYKTAFQQFKTGYASAMTIIVIVILSVLVTLLTALYRRAQAKYGP, from the coding sequence ATGATCGGGCCGGCCGTCTTGACGCTGATCGTCTTCTCGCTCTACCCGCTGATCTATTCCATCGCCTTGAGCGCGACCGACTCTCAACTGGCGCGACCCTTTCGCGAATTCATCGCGTTCAAAAACTACACCAATGCGGCCAGGGATGCGCTGTTCGGCAACTCGCTGGTGCTCACGTTCATCTATGCGTTCGGCGTCACTGCAATTGAGACGGTCATCGGCTTTGGACTGGCATTGTTGCTGAACCGCGAGAGCGGCCCGACGCGCTTCGCGCGCACGCTGGGTCTGCTGCCGTTCATCACCCCGCCGGTCGCCATCGCAGCCATCTGGCGGCTGATCTATGACCCATCATCAGGCATGCTGAATCACTATCTCGTGCGCGCCGGAATCCTGGAACAGAACGTCGCCTTCCTCGGCGTGCCCGGCCTGGCCATGGCATCGGTGATGCTGGTGGACATCTGGCAGTGGACGCCGTTCGTCTTTTTGCTCTCGCTGGCCGTGCTGGCCGGCCTGCCACATGAGCCATACGAGGCTGCTGCCGTGGACGGTGCGAACGGTTGGCAGCAATTCATTCACCTCACGCTGCCGTTGTGCCTGCCCGGCGTGCTCGTCATCGCCATCCTGCGCTTGATCGGCGCGATGAAGGTCTTCGACCTGGTATTCATGCTCACCTTTGGCGGGCCGGGGTCGTCCACGCAGGTCGCTTCGTTCTATATCTACAAGACGGCCTTTCAGCAATTCAAAACTGGCTATGCCTCGGCCATGACGATCATCGTCATCGTCATCCTGTCGGTGTTGGTCACACTGCTCACGGCGCTCTACCGGCGGGCACAGGCGAAATACGGGCCATGA
- a CDS encoding hypothetical protein (possible pseudo, frameshifted), which produces MPYDGDTHLLFYNRELLEKYGVKPPTTWAEYREACKTITEQGKSEGIYGCAIMGAKVPIILLSTFINRLQGYGASFFDADGKPAINSPEAVAALQELVNQLPYALPDPKAVAFDEALGGFTTGKVGMVEFWTDLGQMSDNPEQSKIMKKWGAVPMPKGEGPNAASRPALNAGFALGISTLAQNKPLAYEFLKFVGRPDINVRVNTIVGGLDPTRKSTFDAEPYRTHVTPELADAAKAALSGAFAWPTNAKWPEMQDVLTENVAEALAGTKTPQQALDDTQAKWLEILGK; this is translated from the coding sequence TTGCCTTATGACGGCGACACGCACCTGTTGTTCTACAACCGCGAGCTGCTGGAGAAGTACGGCGTGAAGCCGCCGACGACATGGGCGGAATATCGCGAAGCCTGTAAGACCATCACCGAGCAGGGCAAATCCGAAGGCATCTACGGCTGTGCCATCATGGGCGCCAAAGTGCCGATCATCTTGCTGTCCACGTTCATTAATCGGCTGCAGGGCTATGGTGCCAGCTTCTTCGATGCCGATGGCAAGCCGGCCATCAACAGCCCGGAGGCCGTCGCGGCCTTGCAAGAGCTGGTGAATCAGCTCCCCTACGCTTTGCCCGACCCGAAGGCCGTGGCGTTCGACGAAGCGCTCGGCGGCTTCACCACCGGCAAGGTGGGCATGGTCGAGTTCTGGACCGACCTAGGGCAGATGAGCGACAATCCGGAGCAGTCCAAGATCATGAAGAAGTGGGGCGCCGTACCGATGCCGAAGGGCGAAGGCCCGAACGCTGCCAGCCGCCCCGCGCTCAACGCCGGATTCGCGCTAGGCATCTCCACGCTGGCGCAGAACAAGCCGCTAGCCTATGAGTTCCTGAAGTTCGTCGGTCGGCCGGACATCAACGTGCGGGTCAACACTATTGTCGGCGGCCTCGACCCCACGCGCAAGTCCACCTTCGACGCCGAGCCCTATCGCACGCACGTCACGCCGGAGCTGGCCGATGCCGCGAAGGCAGCGCTGAGCGGCGCGTTCGCCTGGCCCACCAACGCCAAGTGGCCGGAGATGCAAGATGTGCTGACCGAGAACGTCGCGGAGGCGCTGGCCGGCACGAAGACGCCCCAACAGGCGCTGGACGACACGCAGGCCAAGTGGCTCGAGATACTCGGCAAGTGA
- a CDS encoding hypothetical protein (possible pseudo, frameshifted), which produces MATRALAKWFEEETGARVQVLVVPYANVTEKAILDVTSGAGEYDVIEIWYPMLGKLVESGVLEDLTQWWEENKEALQFDDFVPSIADPYTLIDGKRWALAL; this is translated from the coding sequence GTGGCGACCCGTGCGCTCGCCAAATGGTTCGAGGAGGAGACCGGCGCGCGCGTCCAGGTGCTTGTCGTGCCGTACGCCAACGTCACCGAGAAGGCCATCCTCGACGTCACTTCCGGCGCCGGCGAATACGACGTGATCGAAATTTGGTATCCCATGCTCGGCAAGCTGGTGGAGAGCGGTGTATTGGAGGATCTCACCCAGTGGTGGGAGGAGAACAAGGAGGCGCTGCAGTTCGATGACTTCGTGCCCTCGATAGCCGATCCCTACACGCTGATAGACGGCAAACGCTGGGCGCTTGCCTTATGA
- a CDS encoding mandelate racemase, which translates to MQIRDVRFIALRQPLQQPLRLAWGAMHHRNFGLVLVETDAGISGVGETSVNFPSWAIVERKATIEEGLKPLLVGEDPLNVAGLWQKMIHAFSRLGVLWGKGAVMSAIGGVDIALWDIAGKAHGKPIYALLGGSQPARAPLYATGLDPAQLADSARRFVDQGYRAVKVRIGFDEARDIANVEAVRRAVGDDHHVLVDANMAYDLDTAKRMAAALRPYHLYWLEEPLVASDLEGYRTLKEHTDIPLAAGENQFDVADATALLDTNAIRYLMPDPTRAGGLSEAQRICALARARGYPYSPHHYGSDVGFAAALHLISAVAGADYMLRDVSPAPLRESVLREPITVAEGCALTPTGPGLGIELNWEVVLAHQVRL; encoded by the coding sequence ATGCAAATTCGTGACGTTCGATTCATCGCGCTGCGCCAGCCCCTGCAACAACCGTTGCGGTTGGCTTGGGGAGCGATGCATCATCGCAATTTCGGTCTTGTGCTGGTCGAGACTGATGCCGGCATCAGCGGTGTCGGAGAGACATCGGTGAACTTTCCTAGCTGGGCCATCGTCGAGCGCAAGGCCACCATCGAGGAAGGGCTGAAGCCGCTGCTCGTGGGTGAGGATCCCCTGAACGTCGCCGGTCTTTGGCAGAAGATGATCCACGCCTTTAGCCGCTTAGGGGTGCTGTGGGGGAAGGGCGCAGTCATGTCGGCCATCGGCGGGGTGGACATCGCACTGTGGGACATCGCGGGCAAGGCGCACGGCAAGCCGATTTATGCCCTGCTGGGGGGCAGCCAACCCGCCCGCGCTCCGCTGTATGCCACTGGGCTGGACCCCGCGCAGTTAGCCGACAGCGCCCGTCGGTTCGTGGATCAGGGCTATCGAGCGGTGAAGGTGCGCATTGGCTTCGATGAAGCGCGCGACATCGCCAACGTGGAGGCGGTGCGGCGCGCCGTGGGCGACGACCACCATGTGTTGGTGGACGCCAACATGGCCTATGATCTGGACACAGCAAAGCGCATGGCCGCGGCGCTACGGCCCTATCACCTTTACTGGCTGGAAGAACCGTTGGTCGCCAGCGATCTAGAAGGCTATCGCACGCTGAAGGAGCACACCGATATTCCGCTTGCTGCCGGCGAGAATCAGTTCGACGTGGCCGATGCGACCGCGCTGTTGGACACGAACGCCATTCGCTATTTGATGCCCGATCCAACGCGCGCGGGTGGATTGAGCGAGGCACAACGCATCTGCGCTCTAGCACGGGCGCGCGGCTACCCCTATTCGCCGCATCATTACGGTTCTGACGTGGGTTTTGCTGCTGCGCTTCATTTGATCTCCGCTGTTGCCGGCGCAGACTACATGCTGCGCGATGTCTCCCCGGCTCCGCTTCGTGAGTCGGTCTTGCGTGAGCCGATCACGGTGGCGGAGGGTTGCGCCCTCACGCCCACTGGGCCAGGATTGGGCATCGAGCTAAATTGGGAAGTCGTCCTCGCCCATCAAGTGCGCTTATAA
- a CDS encoding choline dehydrogenase: MSKHDHVDVVVVGSGMGGAAATKILAEAGLRVVCLEQGRWTRPEDHPHTSPDWEWQRMTNWATATNVRRRPEDYPVDTQDENPLMWNGVGGSTVHYTATWPRFRPSDFRKGTEHGYAPDWPFTYEELAPYYAINDRDVGVSGWYGDPAMPLHEAFQTGPLPHGPLGRIAARGFDKLGWHWWPMPCAILAEDYDGRPACNNCGNCQSGCNRGSLADMQVTHWPKAIKAGAELRTFARVERVELDRTGRAKGVVYVDLNTGTRHIQEADVVILACNGIGTPRLLLNSTSNRFPNGLANTNDMVGRHLMHHGLAIVEMWVDEPLDSHKGIVSAAMMCAEFAETDVKRGFINGLTIHIARLNGAGYQAAGSHSGNAAPWGKAHHRWFKRHFAHGLCALIVGEDLPLPDNRVTLSETMVDSSGMAAPKVRYTLHPNDRRIVEFGIARALELAEAIGAFDVKVNRFETPGRGYTPPAWHLLGTCRIGNDPETSVCNRWHQTWDVPNLYIMDGSTMPTSAAVNPTSTIGAMVVRAAMHLRDNFAELRRAKRTLPN, encoded by the coding sequence ATGAGCAAACACGATCATGTTGACGTCGTCGTCGTCGGGTCGGGCATGGGCGGGGCAGCGGCAACAAAGATCCTTGCCGAAGCCGGCCTGCGCGTTGTCTGTTTAGAGCAAGGGCGGTGGACGCGACCCGAAGATCACCCGCATACCAGCCCAGATTGGGAATGGCAGCGCATGACCAATTGGGCGACGGCTACCAATGTGCGCCGCCGACCGGAGGACTATCCGGTTGACACGCAGGACGAGAACCCGTTGATGTGGAACGGCGTCGGTGGCTCGACCGTGCACTACACGGCTACCTGGCCGCGCTTCCGCCCGTCCGATTTTCGCAAAGGCACGGAGCATGGCTACGCACCCGACTGGCCGTTCACCTACGAGGAACTCGCGCCGTACTACGCGATCAACGACCGCGATGTGGGCGTGAGCGGTTGGTATGGCGATCCGGCCATGCCGCTCCACGAGGCCTTTCAAACCGGCCCGCTGCCGCATGGGCCATTAGGGCGTATCGCTGCGCGCGGCTTCGACAAACTGGGCTGGCACTGGTGGCCGATGCCCTGCGCGATTTTGGCCGAGGACTACGACGGTCGGCCGGCTTGCAACAACTGCGGCAACTGCCAGAGCGGCTGCAACCGTGGCTCGCTGGCCGATATGCAGGTGACGCACTGGCCGAAGGCGATCAAGGCCGGCGCCGAGCTGCGCACCTTTGCCCGTGTGGAGCGCGTCGAGCTGGATCGCACCGGGCGCGCCAAAGGCGTGGTGTACGTGGACTTGAACACCGGCACGCGCCACATCCAGGAAGCCGATGTGGTCATCCTGGCCTGCAACGGCATCGGCACACCGCGCCTGTTGCTCAATTCCACCTCCAACCGCTTCCCCAATGGCCTGGCCAACACGAACGACATGGTTGGGCGCCACCTCATGCACCACGGCTTGGCCATCGTGGAGATGTGGGTGGATGAGCCGCTGGATTCGCACAAAGGCATCGTCTCGGCCGCCATGATGTGCGCCGAATTTGCCGAGACCGACGTAAAGCGCGGCTTCATTAACGGGCTGACGATTCATATTGCGCGCCTGAACGGCGCCGGCTATCAGGCTGCCGGATCGCATTCTGGCAACGCCGCGCCGTGGGGCAAGGCACATCACCGCTGGTTCAAGCGTCACTTCGCGCATGGGCTGTGCGCGCTCATCGTGGGCGAGGACCTCCCGCTGCCGGACAATCGCGTCACGCTCTCCGAGACGATGGTGGACTCCAGCGGCATGGCTGCCCCGAAAGTGCGCTACACGCTCCACCCCAACGACCGACGCATCGTCGAATTTGGCATCGCGCGGGCGCTTGAACTGGCTGAAGCCATCGGCGCGTTTGACGTCAAGGTCAACCGCTTTGAAACGCCGGGGCGGGGCTACACCCCGCCCGCGTGGCACCTGCTCGGCACCTGCCGCATCGGCAACGATCCGGAGACCTCAGTGTGCAATCGCTGGCACCAGACATGGGACGTGCCCAACCTCTACATCATGGACGGCAGCACCATGCCCACCAGCGCCGCCGTCAATCCCACCAGCACTATCGGCGCGATGGTCGTGCGCGCAGCGATGCACTTGCGGGACAACTTTGCCGAGCTGCGCCGCGCCAAACGCACACTGCCGAATTAG
- a CDS encoding ABC transporter ATP-binding protein produces MSSLPLLQVQDLAKSFRGVQALQGYRLELMPHELVGVIGPNGAGKTTLFNTLTGVTPPTHGRIIFDGRDITRASPDAICRTGVARTFQNIRLFRRLSVLDNVRIGLHAHTQDRLHEAVLRLPGFAARERQLERQARELLEMLSLADYADAQADALPYGLQRRLEIAIALATRPKLLLLDEPAAGMNPTEAESLMHLIARLHDELKLAIILIEHNMRVVMGICRRIQVLNHGRLIAEGRPEEIQQDPRVLEAYLGVAT; encoded by the coding sequence ATGTCTTCTCTCCCGCTCCTCCAAGTGCAGGACCTGGCGAAGTCCTTTCGCGGTGTGCAAGCGCTGCAAGGCTATCGGCTGGAGCTGATGCCGCATGAGCTGGTCGGCGTGATCGGACCGAACGGCGCCGGAAAGACCACGCTCTTCAATACGCTCACCGGCGTCACTCCGCCCACGCACGGGCGAATCATATTCGACGGTCGAGACATCACGCGCGCATCCCCCGATGCGATCTGTCGCACAGGTGTAGCGCGCACCTTTCAGAACATCCGCCTGTTCCGCCGGCTCTCGGTGTTGGACAACGTGCGCATCGGCCTGCACGCGCATACCCAAGACCGCCTGCACGAGGCTGTGCTGCGCCTGCCCGGCTTTGCCGCGCGCGAGCGGCAACTCGAGCGACAAGCGCGCGAGCTTCTCGAGATGTTGAGCCTGGCCGACTACGCCGACGCGCAGGCCGACGCGCTGCCCTATGGCCTGCAGCGCCGGTTGGAGATCGCCATCGCACTCGCCACACGCCCCAAGTTGTTGCTGCTGGACGAGCCGGCCGCCGGCATGAACCCGACCGAGGCGGAGTCCCTCATGCACCTGATCGCCCGCCTGCACGACGAACTCAAACTCGCGATCATCCTGATCGAGCACAACATGCGCGTGGTGATGGGAATATGCCGGCGCATCCAAGTGCTGAACCACGGCCGACTGATCGCCGAAGGCCGGCCCGAGGAAATCCAACAAGACCCGCGCGTGCTCGAAGCCTATCTCGGCGTCGCCACTTGA
- a CDS encoding ABC transporter ATP-binding protein: MLSVQDLHVYYGHIHALKGISLQVSAGEIVALIGSNGAGKTTTLMTLSGLLRPREGRIRFEGHDLTHLPAHQIVRLGVVHCPEGRQVFARLSVIENLRLAAAHRADRDGVARDLERVYALFPILAERRGQYAGTLSGGEQQMLAIGRALMSRPRLLLLDEPSLGLAPMVVENIFRVIEALRRDGVTILLVEQNAYQALRLADRAYVMETGDIKASGPARALADDPAVKAAYLGG; the protein is encoded by the coding sequence ATGCTCAGCGTGCAAGACCTTCATGTGTATTACGGGCACATCCACGCGCTCAAGGGGATCTCGCTCCAGGTGAGCGCCGGCGAGATCGTCGCGCTGATTGGCAGCAACGGCGCCGGCAAGACCACCACGCTGATGACGCTCTCCGGGCTGCTGCGCCCGCGCGAGGGGCGCATCCGCTTTGAAGGCCACGATCTGACGCACCTGCCTGCGCATCAGATCGTGCGCCTGGGCGTGGTGCATTGCCCGGAAGGACGCCAGGTGTTCGCGCGGCTGAGCGTGATCGAGAACCTACGTTTGGCGGCGGCGCACCGCGCCGATCGTGATGGCGTAGCGCGCGACCTGGAGCGCGTGTACGCGCTCTTCCCCATCCTGGCCGAGCGACGCGGCCAATATGCCGGCACGCTTAGCGGTGGGGAGCAGCAAATGTTAGCGATCGGCCGCGCCTTGATGAGCCGACCGCGCCTGCTGCTGCTCGATGAACCGTCGCTGGGGCTGGCGCCGATGGTCGTCGAGAACATCTTCCGCGTGATCGAGGCGCTGCGGCGCGACGGCGTCACCATCCTGCTGGTCGAGCAGAACGCCTACCAGGCGCTGCGGTTGGCCGACCGCGCCTATGTGATGGAGACGGGTGACATCAAGGCGAGCGGCCCAGCGCGCGCGCTGGCCGACGATCCGGCCGTGAAGGCCGCATATCTGGGAGGCTAA
- a CDS encoding branched-chain amino acid ABC transporter permease, translating to MLTPSYIAQQFINALNMGSIYALVAIGLTMVYGILRLINFAHGDMMTVGAYLGLAVLTALALPAWAALLIPMLVVGALGVLIERLAYRPLRGAPEVAMLITSLAISSLIQNGATMTLTAQPRPVRLPAELTQRVDVLGVNFAVMDLVIVGLAVALMIALTLFVQRTTLGIAMRACSESVRVTQLMGVDVNRVIAVAFAISAGLAAVAGVLWSGKFGLVDPFTGFVPGLKAFVAAVIGGIGNIPGAMLGGYLLGFAEVFFVAFTPPEVSGYRDAFVFVLLLVVLLVRPTGLLGAREVNRA from the coding sequence GTGCTCACGCCCTCGTATATCGCTCAGCAATTCATCAACGCCCTGAACATGGGCAGCATCTATGCGCTGGTCGCCATTGGCCTGACGATGGTGTACGGCATCTTACGGCTGATCAATTTCGCGCATGGGGACATGATGACCGTCGGCGCATATCTGGGGTTGGCAGTGCTGACGGCGCTGGCGCTGCCGGCCTGGGCTGCGCTGCTCATCCCCATGCTCGTCGTCGGCGCGTTGGGGGTGCTCATCGAACGTCTGGCCTATCGCCCGCTGCGCGGCGCGCCGGAGGTGGCCATGCTCATCACCTCGCTGGCCATCAGCTCACTCATCCAGAATGGCGCCACGATGACGCTGACCGCGCAACCGCGGCCGGTGCGCCTGCCCGCCGAACTGACGCAGCGCGTGGATGTGCTGGGCGTCAATTTCGCGGTGATGGACTTGGTGATCGTCGGGCTGGCCGTTGCCCTGATGATTGCGCTGACCCTCTTCGTGCAGCGCACCACACTGGGGATTGCCATGCGCGCGTGCAGCGAAAGCGTGCGCGTCACCCAGCTCATGGGTGTGGATGTCAACCGTGTGATCGCCGTCGCGTTCGCCATCAGCGCCGGCCTGGCTGCCGTCGCCGGCGTGTTGTGGTCGGGCAAGTTTGGCCTGGTGGACCCGTTCACGGGCTTTGTGCCCGGCCTGAAGGCGTTCGTTGCGGCGGTGATCGGCGGGATCGGCAACATCCCCGGCGCCATGCTGGGCGGCTACTTGCTGGGCTTCGCCGAGGTGTTCTTCGTCGCCTTCACGCCGCCGGAGGTGTCGGGCTACCGCGATGCCTTTGTCTTTGTGCTGCTGCTCGTGGTGCTGCTGGTGCGTCCGACCGGCTTGTTGGGCGCGCGCGAGGTGAATCGGGCATGA